The Sesamum indicum cultivar Zhongzhi No. 13 unplaced genomic scaffold, S_indicum_v1.0 scaffold00395, whole genome shotgun sequence DNA segment GCTCGATTCACACTGTTGGGGGGCCAGCTGTACAAGAGGACGGTGGACGATCCTCTCTTGAAATGCTTGGACGAAGAGAGGGCCATGTACGTGATGCGGGAAATACATGAAGGAAGCTGTGGCAATCATTCCGGGGCGAGATCGCTGGCTCAGAAAGTGATGCGACAGGGATATTTCTGGCCCACTCTAGTCGAAGACTCAAAGAACTTGGTGAGAAAATGCGAAAGCTGTCAGAAGTATGCTTCCTTAATACATCAGCCCGCGACCCCAATGGAACCAATCAAGATAGCGTGCCCATTCGACCAGTGGGGAATTGATATCGTGGGCCCCTTCCCACCCGCGCAAGCTCAGAAGAAGTTCATCATCGTAGCGGTCAAATATTTCTCCAAGTGGGTCGAAGCGGAGGCGGTAGCCAAAATATCCGAGAAGGAAGTTATCAACTTCATCTGGAGGAACATCATATGCAGATTTGGTATACCCCGAATACTGATATCCGATAACGGTACGCAATTCCAAGGCAGGAAGATCACGGAATGGTGCAAGGAGCTCAAGATCGCACAACACTTCACGGCAGTCGCGAACCCTCAGGCGAACGGGCAGACCGAGGTGACCAATCGGACAATCCTGCAACATTTGAAGACGCGCCTTGAGAGCAAGGGATCATGGGTGGACGAACTGCCCGGGGTCCTGTGGGCCTATCGCACGACACCGCGAACCGCCACGGGTGAGACCCCTTTCTGCCTGGTGTATGGAACCGAGGCCATCATTCCTGCCGAAATAGGGGAGGAATCGCAAAGAGTTATGCAGTATGAGCCCGAGGCGAACCGAGCCGAACGAAGCTTCGACCTAACCGTCATCGAAGAAAAAAGGGAGTCCGCATATGCTAGAATCTTACATCACAAGGGCCTAATGATGAAGAGCCACAATCGCAGAATTCGACCCCGCCAGCTGCAGGTGGGAGACCTCGTGCTTTCGGAAGAGTTAGTCGATCAGCGGTGAGATCGTCTCAGGAGATCGAATAATTCGACCCGAATCACTCGTACCAAACAATTTTTGGTAAACAGCGGCGCCTAATTGCCATTGATCAGATTGTTCATGTGTTATATGCTCGTACCAAACAATTTTTGGTAAACAGCGGCGCCTAATTGCCATTGATCAGATTGTTCATGTGTTATATGAATCTCATCACCAATTTTAGCTAGCAAATCCAGCATGATTTCTCTAAATTCAGATTTTGGGCCTACTGAGACAAAAGCAAGAAGGTTGAAATGGCTCCGGATAGCGGAATCTTCCAAAATTTCTTTAGCAAGAGCTGTTTTGCCAATACCCGCCATTCCAACTATTGGCACAACTTCGAATTTATCGTATCTAGGGTAAATTAGCAGCTGTTTGAGTCGAATCAACTCATCATGATCCGATGGAAAGATGTTTGACTTCTTTCCTTGAGAATGACCTGCTGTTGTAGACGAAACAAGTTCGTCGTCTTCTTCAGCAAGCAGCGACGCCGACGGGTTGCTTAATTGCTCCCCGATCTTCTTCACTGTTTCGGTGAAGAAATCAATCTCTTCCTTCACTTTCATGGCCAAGTAGCTGATATCAACTCCATCAGGGGTTTGAGATTGTGACAGAAAATGTTGATCTGAAACATGGGCTGATTCAAGTACGTCTTCCAGTCTGAATGCTGCCTCTCTGATTTGCCTTTCCAAAGCCTCTGTCCTCTTGCCGTTGCTCTCTTTCGAACAAAAGATTTTCTCCAAGGACTCAACCTCATCGTATGCAAGTCGTAAGATTTCTGGATAGGGTGGAAGAGTAGGAATTTGATGACAAGAATTGAGAAGGCGCTGAATTGTAAGCTTAAGAGAAACCACAGCAGCATAAGCCATGTCTTATTGATGTTCTCTTCTCAGACAATCACACAAACACCAACAAATTGGAAGAAATCTTACAGCACTACAATGTCTAATCAATTATTGGTGAATGAGAAGTCAACTTTATGAAATGATAATAGTTTACGTTCTATTAGTATGACATAATAAATGGACAACTTGGGcgcatatatattaaatggtGCGTCGAAATGGCAAAAAGCATCTTCACCAGCTGgccatcatatatattaaatggtGCGTCGAAATGGCAAAAAGCATCTTCACCAGCTGGCCATCATAacgcaaaaatttaaataacttcCTATTCCGtgtttatttgtaataaaatccACACAAGTTTCGAGTTTTATTTCCGAACccgatttttaaaatagattgAGAGGGTGGGACGAGATTGTATCTAAATCAAGGGTGAAAGGGTGGCAATTTGGGTTGGATTCTAATTCTATGGGTTGAATCCAACTCAAGATTTCCATTTTGAGGTGGATTTTGaataggataaattgcatagCACTCCTGTATTTGGgtgaaatagaaataaattttctgtgttaattttataggtAAAAAGCTTtatatgtttgataaaatgcaataaaaaaattccattttcattaaaaCTTTCGGAGAGTGTCTGACACTCGTCCGTTGTGCGAGTGGACTTCATTTTTTggctttttctaaaattacttTAAGTCTATAATATccattttattcatttctttcacatttaaatatattttaaattgatttctttacataattaatttgtttaaatatgtttgactaatttaaattatttattgagccaaatatattataataaattatatttatttattaaatatattattttaaatataaaaaacactaaaaagtatataatttttctaccCTAATTGTTTTCCAAATTATTTAAGCGCATACcgtaattactatttattgaaaatataggGGTGTTATACAATTTAccttaattattttccaaattaaatttaataagttttgattaatacactttttattatattaactaGGTTTCATGTCTTATATATTACaaactattttctttcatgCATGCTTTGCTAGGTAGACATTATGCCATTGATTACCTATTTTGTATGAATCGGTAAGTACGTAtggacaattttttatttttcaatgcataataattatttatcatcaattattatattcaatgACTTCATGATATATGTTGTTTATGTGTAAATTATTATgtcttttgtttaatttatatttacatatctattccaaaaaaaaaaaaaaaaaaatcctcaaTCGACAAGCAAGGTGAAGATTACAAGGGCAAGGaatgaacaaattaatttttcttttgttgcttttttttATGGGTTAGGGGCCATTAGTATCAGGAACACGTATTCGGACTTCATACATATTTTGAGTGAGAGATAGTATGATGTTAGGATAATCGATCAACATGAGTATGTGAGATTGTATTATTCTTGCGATGCAAACCTATAGGTGCACATATCCAATCTAACATTATAGGACTTCATTGTAAAATTAGAGTGCACTCAGACGAAATACCTCCACCCCTCGGCATCAGAAAGGTGACACATTGTGTCTTCTTTCGTCTGATAATTGGTATGTCGGGTCATGTGCTTTTTATCATTGGTGTAGTAATTGGGGAAAGGGTGTGACATGGGGTAATAGGTCACCAACCTATTGGGACACCTCATCATAGCATCTTTGGAGCATATTGTGCTCGACCTTGATCTTCACTAGCCGGGCAACCACCAACAATTGAGATTAATCACAATCCTTGTACAAGAATTGATCGACAACATACACTACATCAAAAAATCGGGTACCATAGATTTCCCAGCTGTACACTACATCACAatctttttgttttgcttctacttggttttaatttataaaaatatgggaATGATAcgattcaatttttgtaaaagaagagagaaatcaCTATACTttttaccctaattttttttcaagatttttgttCCCTCATCAAATGtggttatttaattttttctccaaaatggtctcaaattgaaaaacagaCAAATTTTCTCTCAAACAAAACATACTTAACAATAATGCACGTATGCTACACCGttaaattacaaacaaaaaagtggatgaggaccaaaaatattaatttttataagttatgggactaaaagtactaattctttaataaatgggaccaaaagtgaaacgggtctaatttataaaattaaaaatattatattctcTATTTATTATAGGCacatcaagaattaattataaccttgtcataatttatatataatatattaaaaacaagaacaatGCAAGAGTTTTAGTGGTTTGTGACCTCTCATGGTCCACAAGTTGTACGCATAACATGATTAACGGAGAAAGCATGTGTTCCCATAATAGTCCatcaattattaaacaaaaatacacgtaaatattaaaattaaaaaaacttcaagttataaaacacaatataagaaaatcataataaattaaacaaaaaaaaatcctaacatatgggatataaaatataattttccgtATTCGGTGTATTTCCCACTTCGAGCATAAAacatcataacaaaaaaattatacacatacaGAGAAATAATATcgcaaatataattttttcgatGCCTAACTGAAACTTAATTCCACGAATTGCCTTTGGAGCCAAGGTGCGACTCATGACTTGCGCTTCTTATCATTCTCCGAAGACTTAACACAAACCTGAAGCTTTCTCCGGGCGGGAATTTTATCTGCCCAATGCTTTGTAGAAGCCACCAGAGAAGGGTTGCAGTCATCCAGCTCAATCATTTCAAGACATACAATATCTCCAATTTCCTTAGAGATCTCTTTCAATTTGTAGCAGTGACGAAGGATTAGCCGCTCAAGGGATGGAAACCAACTCTTGACATACCAATCCTCCAGATCAGTGTCTTCAATTAGTAGGAAcctaagcttagagaagataGACAGCTTTGTGTTCCACACTTGGCCTTGAAAGGCATAGCATTGCAGTTTGAGCACTTCAAGATTCTCCAATCTAGCAATAGTACTCATGTATTCCCATGGAAATCCAAGTCCACTCAAAGTTAACTTCTTAAGGCCAGGTGGAAATATAGGAACAGAGGCTGCTGGGACAAGAAGCTGCAAATTAGGATTCACTACCGACCACTTGAGTGATTCAAGTTTATGGAGGGAGGCAAGAAGCTCAAAGCAACACAAGGGTTCATCAACGTCTGGTGCTAATTCCATTTGAACTCCTAATTTGATTAGATTCGGTATTCTTTCAAAAACCTTATAGGTACAACTGTGAGCACTAACACCTAAAAGTGTTGAGAGATTCAGCAAGAAAGCATCGTTGGAAGTGGGATCTGGTAGGTCCCTTCCCATGACTTGGAGATGCCTCAATTCCTTCATATCCCAAATTTCCATGGGTAGATATGACTGACGAGCCTCAGATGATAAGATGCGTAGACATTGTCGAACAATCAAGTATTGAAGATACCGGAGATTGGATATAGAGGCAGGAAGCTTTCCATTATAAGTGAAGGCAAGGTaccttaatttaattagttttactACTTCAATCGGAAACTCATAGAAACGGACTGTAAGTGCATCCAGTACCCTCAACAAACTAAAGCCCATACATTTTGGCACTGGATACTCATGGTGCGGACCAGTACAGAGAAGGGAACGTGCATTTGAAACGGACGCCATTGAGTTGCGTACATCTTTGATGCCAAACAAGGTGTTGTTATGGATGCAAAGCCGGCGCTGGCttccaataattttattggcaTTACTATTCATGATATGGAAAAACTTGTCCTTCTCAGCTTCTCGCGTACATAGATGCCAAAAGACAGAATGGACCTTGCAAGTCTTAATTGTGCCACTGGAGCTGGGCTCACGCAAAAGAACAacacttttaaatataaggCTCCTCAAACATTCCCTGGCAATGTTTTCTAAGCTTTTATGAGAATTTCGTTCAAGAAATCCTTCTGCACACCATAAATTGATGATCTTGGAGGTATGGATCTCAAAATCAAGTGGAAAAACTCCCATATAGAGAAAGCACGCTTTTAAATGATGAGGTAAGTGCTTGTAGCTCAAGTATAGTGCCTTCGTCGCATCCTCATCTGCACCAATGATAGCTGAACTTTCTTTCTCTGCTACTCTATCCCAGTACTCGGGCTTCCTCTCTGCTTTTGACAGATGCTTGGCTAGAGCATTGATAGCGAGAGGAAGTCCTTCGCACTTCTTAGCAATCTTCTTTCCTGCATCCTCAAGTTGATGAGGGCATAAGTGCTCCTCGCCAAACACTTTTCTACGAAGAAGAAGCCAACTTTCTTCTTCAGTTAGGAagtttttttcaataattgcATCACTGCTAGCATATTTAGCAACTTCATGTAGCCTAGTTGTCATCAAGACTGAACTTCCATTGTTGTTGTTTGGAAAGTACATTTCCAACTCATCCCAGACCTGTGTATTCCATATGTCATCCACAACAATTAGGTATCTCTTACGTTCCAAACTTGTGTATGCAAACTTGGCTAATTCCTTGTCTCCTCCTGTACGTATCTTATCAAACATAAGACCCATAGCATTGAGAACACCTTGCGTGATTTCTTTCGTTGAAAATTCTGGGCCTACTGTGAGCCAATATTTAAAGTCGAAAGCAGTTGAAATGAATATATCATCGTAAACTTTTCTAGCGAGAGCAGTCTTACCTATGCCTGCCATCCCAACGATGGAGACTATTTTCCGCTTGGAATCTTCGGATGGTCCCTTGTGGTGGATGATCGCTTTCTTCACGTTTCTTAATTCATCATCTAATCCAACCATCTTTGCCTTCTTTTCAGAAAACTGAACAATTCCTGACGAGACAACTGCACTTTCATCTTCTTCAGGCTGTGCGGATGTGTTGTTTAATTGCTCCTCGATCTTTTGagtgaataaattaatctcTTCCTCCAAGTAGCTCCTCTCAGCTCCATGGAGGTGTTGAGATTGTGGgagaaaatattgatttgaaACTTGGAGTGATTCGAGGACATCTTCCAGTCTCCAGGCTGCCTCTCTGATTTCCCTTTCCAGAGCAGCTGGCACCCTTATGTTGTCTCCTTCTTCCAAACTAAAAAGTTCGTGTAAGGACTTAACCTCCTTGTAAGCAACTTGTATGAATCCTggaggagagagaagaaagaaatttgaGAAGAATGTGAAGACGTTGAATTGTAAGCTTAAAGAGAAATCAAAGTAACATAAGccatttttagaaattttaattcagatCGGGTTTGGTtggatttgaattaattatatggtaaatGTAATACAGTTATCATCGCGTAATTGGTACACAATTTAGGAAAAATGATCGATACATTTGCTCTTTAATTGATTTGGGTAGACCAAACCTAATTTGggtaaaaattttcattattttgaattatttttcctaaGAACTTGCACATTTAATACTAAGTTGGTAAAGAGAAATCTTAAACCATTATGGTCAAGTATTAATTTCTAACACTAGAAGAGACACaatatttaactatttatcatgattaaaaataaatagacttGACATCCACTCGAGATGTTGCAGTGTTTTTCCTAGAGGACCACTACATACTGGTTGAATACAAACTCCAAAGTCTCTATAGTACTTTCCTGTGGAGAATGGGCTTAGCTTGATGTTATACAGAAAAAGGATTGAAAATCACTCATAATTTACTAAGTATTAAGGGTCACAACCATATAAGAAAGTGAAGACAGTCACCGATTGGGCAGTATACTACTACTTTGACACTACAACTATTTCATTAGTGTTCCCACCAGTCACCTGAAACACCGTTCTCCTTGCCCTCTTACAATCCAAGGATTGTATTCATTCTTTGGCTAgttatataagaaatattgACTACACTAGACACTCCTTAGTTACAACATTTTGGAACACAATGCATATTTAGTGATGATCAGGAAGAGGAATCCTGTTCTCATCTCTGCTTTGAGTGCACATATGCTACTTGAGTTGTTAGACATATTCAAAGATTGATCAAGTGGAAATGGCATTATAGATAATGGCAGCAACACATTCAATAGGCAGCTAAGGAGTGGAGAAGAAGACATCTTGTGAATGCAACTAATTGAGCTGTCTTGGCTTCACTAGTGGAGCACATATGGACGGAACAAGATTAGACAAAAACTACTATTACATTATATCCCATCATCATTAGAGGTAGTTTCTATCTTTAGAATATGGACAATAGTCTAGTACAACAAggtcaattatatattttctgtatATCACATTAAATATATGGAATATACTATtcaccaaaataataattgattgaaCACCAACAATGTCATCTCACTCCTCCAATAAATATCTCAAAAGTTCAAATCATCTCTTAATTGGAAACCAGCTAATCTCAAGAAaccaattataaaatcaaacattgCTGCTAATGATTACTAATGTCTAAACCTTATGAAATAATCAATACTATACTTGTTGCATAAGTTCCTTTCCACCTATCAGACATAGTATGTCtccaaatatttcttaaacgATTGACGTCTAATATCCAACACaaacttataatattatcacaAAGACTATCACAACAAGATCAACGACATAAATTTCTTAGTTCAACACTCCAATTGTAATAAATCATGTACTGGTCAGCCGCCCAACAAtgattaataacaattttagcACTGAACAATCCAAAAGTTTCCAAAGTAACTTAGACTCTTGAACCTCAACTCTAATCAGCAAACTTATACCGTAGGTCCGAAAATCTTTGCCTAATATAGCTCAACAAGTAACTTGAGCTATGATACCATCTTGTCATGCCCCAAAAGTAGGCCTCCCCTTGTAGAGCTATTTCCGGGTTgtgatctaatttaaattataacaaccATAAACTCACCAAAAACAATAGTAAAATGGTCAGACTGATCAcatgtttttaaaattcaacctCTTTCCCATCACCTTGATCTCTTTCTTAGGTCAGTTGGGCTGATTTGTTCACAACGTCACTTCTATTTAAAGAAGGAAATGCAAAATATGTAAGAAAAAGTTTAGTGAGACCATGTGTAGGTGCACGTGGAAGAAAATAGTCAATATAGAAAAGTTGATCAAAATATGTTAAACCTCATATTGTTGGAAACAATGATAATCAAGTCTGTGAAGACCATATCGggcaaaaatcaaattatatgtGTCTCCCAAAAAACCGTTTACTATCTTATCCTTTATGTAGGGAGCGAGCGACCCCATGATTGCATAGAATTGGCCATGCCTAGGTACATAGGGGCGTCAATTACATACAGACAACCTCTAACTTGCTTGTGAAAGGACATCTAAGTGGAAAAGGAATGATGAAACCTCAACTGGCAGCCCAATGTTACCCCAACATGCCTCGGGCCTATTGACCGCTTAGTAAGAATCGTATGATCAAATCCATAAACCCAGTCAAACATTAATCATATAGGAAATAGATAAGTAGATAATTTAAAGATCATATGCATATTCAATTATAACGAATTGAGCAATATCAAGATAGATAAGACTTTTTGCTCCTAATGAAAGTTTAT contains these protein-coding regions:
- the LOC105180197 gene encoding putative late blight resistance protein homolog R1A-10 isoform X2, whose amino-acid sequence is MAFAALISLRYTMKKFVQSDFEQAYEEGLMSILELLNTAGQAYRSYDSQILKDVGRQMREVICRLEALFEESVIDFWEDKDEKEEINSYAQNLKEIKEELSTHPFWPQQLQDLPIAQTIARGIRRGLCSMDCFGVIHRNVVMRWRKGQSRTTTTNLLIPGFIQVAYKEVKSLHELFSLEEGDNIRVPAALEREIREAAWRLEDVLESLQVSNQYFLPQSQHLHGAERSYLEEEINLFTQKIEEQLNNTSAQPEEDESAVVSSGIVQFSEKKAKMVGLDDELRNVKKAIIHHKGPSEDSKRKIVSIVGMAGIGGDKELAKFAYTSLERKRYLIVVDDIWNTQVWDELEMYFPNNNNGSSVLMTTRLHEVAKYASSDAIIEKNFLTEEESWLLLRRKVFGEEHLCPHQLEDAGKKIAKKCEGLPLAINALAKHLSKAERKPEYWDRVAEKESSAIIGADEDATKALYLSYKHLPHHLKACFLYMGVFPLDFEIHTSKIINLWCAEGFLERNSHKSLENIARECLRSLIFKSVVLLREPSSSGTIKTCKVHSVFWHLCTREAEKDKFFHIMNSNANKIIGSQRRLCIHNNTLFGIKDVRNSMASVSNARSLLCTGPHHEYPVPKCMGFSLLRVLDALTVRFYEFPIEVVKLIKLRYLAFTYNGKLPASISNLRYLQYLIVRQCLRILSSEARQSYLPMEIWDMKELRHLQVMGRDLPDPTSNDAFLLNLSTLLGVSAHSCTYKVFERIPNLIKLGVQMELAPDVDEPLCCFELLASLHKLESLKWSVVNPNLQLLVPAASVPIFPPGLKKLTLSGLGFPWEYMSTIARLENLEVLKLQCYAFQGQVWNTKLSIFSKLRFLLIEDTDLEDWYVKSWFPSLERLILRHCYKLKEISKEIGDIVCLEMIELDDCNPSLVASTKHWADKIPARRKLQVCVKSSENDKKRKS
- the LOC105180197 gene encoding putative late blight resistance protein homolog R1A-10 isoform X1, with translation MAFAALISLRYTMKKFVQSDFEQAYEEGLMSILELLNTAGQAYRSYDSQILKDVGRQMREVICRLEALFEESVIDFWEDKDEKEEINSYAQNLKEIKEELSTHPFWPQQLQDLPIAQTIARGIRRGLCSMDCFGVIHRNVVMRWRKGQSRTTTTNLLIPGFIQVAYKEVKSLHELFSLEEGDNIRVPAALEREIREAAWRLEDVLESLQVSNQYFLPQSQHLHGAERSYLEEEINLFTQKIEEQLNNTSAQPEEDESAVVSSGIVQFSEKKAKMVGLDDELRNVKKAIIHHKGPSEDSKRKIVSIVGMAGIGKTALARKVYDDIFISTAFDFKYWLTVGPEFSTKEITQGVLNAMGLMFDKIRTGGDKELAKFAYTSLERKRYLIVVDDIWNTQVWDELEMYFPNNNNGSSVLMTTRLHEVAKYASSDAIIEKNFLTEEESWLLLRRKVFGEEHLCPHQLEDAGKKIAKKCEGLPLAINALAKHLSKAERKPEYWDRVAEKESSAIIGADEDATKALYLSYKHLPHHLKACFLYMGVFPLDFEIHTSKIINLWCAEGFLERNSHKSLENIARECLRSLIFKSVVLLREPSSSGTIKTCKVHSVFWHLCTREAEKDKFFHIMNSNANKIIGSQRRLCIHNNTLFGIKDVRNSMASVSNARSLLCTGPHHEYPVPKCMGFSLLRVLDALTVRFYEFPIEVVKLIKLRYLAFTYNGKLPASISNLRYLQYLIVRQCLRILSSEARQSYLPMEIWDMKELRHLQVMGRDLPDPTSNDAFLLNLSTLLGVSAHSCTYKVFERIPNLIKLGVQMELAPDVDEPLCCFELLASLHKLESLKWSVVNPNLQLLVPAASVPIFPPGLKKLTLSGLGFPWEYMSTIARLENLEVLKLQCYAFQGQVWNTKLSIFSKLRFLLIEDTDLEDWYVKSWFPSLERLILRHCYKLKEISKEIGDIVCLEMIELDDCNPSLVASTKHWADKIPARRKLQVCVKSSENDKKRKS